The window GTGCATCATTTGTAATTTCAAAACTATTTGTAGCAAAAACCAGAACCGAACTGAAATCGAATGATGTATTCCATTGTTTCCTCGAATTTTGTAAGTGGTATTTTGTCTTATTTTTGTGCTTCAATTGTTTTAGTTAATATACAGTATATTTCCCTTTTTGGTAATTCATGTATACAAGTTTGCCTTTTGGTTTTAGCCTTCAAAGAACTTTTGCTTATTAAGAGGCAGGGAATGGAAGGAAGAGTTTGCCGACACAAGAGAAGAACAAAAAGAAGCATAGAGTGACAAAGTAATAATAATTGATCACTTCTTTTCATTTTGAGTACCTTCTTTCTATCTTTTATGTAACGAAGCCTGTTTGATGATTGTGTATTCATCTTAGACTCTTAGTGTTGTTGATTTGGTATGAATTGCTGACTTTAAATTCTTTTTGTTTAGTGTTCCTATATACTATGTCAACTGTTGAATACTAACTACGTCTTGATGGAGATATATGACCTCTCTTTTGCTAGATCTTTTCCTCAGAAAAACCGATAAACCCACGCGCGAACGCGGCTCTTTTATAAGCACATCGCGCGTGCAGAAAGGCTAGTCAACACTTAAAACAATTCCAAAACAAAAAATCAACACTTCAAACAGAGCTAATGCATCTGTAAGACTAATGAAACAAATGGTGCCAAACCAATGAATAACAGAGACGATCAAAAGGGAAACAACCAAGGCAGATCTACAGGAACAAGAAGAAAACCACTGTATGCATGGCATCAAAAGGAAAATAAAGGAAGATCGACTATCAGATCAATCATTTAGCCGCAGTAGAGTCTCATTATATGAAATCCTGATACGTCCCATCACCCCACAAATGGTTTGAGTGTCTTGCTTCTCTTGGTGATGATGAACACTCCTTATCAACTGGAACTCTTTCATTGACCGCCTGCGATCACAAAAACCCTACATTCGCTCTCTCGAGAGTTATACTAGTGTCGGAAACTACCAGCCGTTCGGACTCGTATATATTCTCAGACGGAACGGGGACGTTAAACTTGAAGAGCTTGGCCCAGGAGTCAGCCACCCCATATTCTCTCATTACCCAAAAGTCGATAGAGCCACCAAACATAACAAAATCAAATGCACAGAGGCATCCTCCAACAGAAGCTTGCAGACGTACAGAACAATCCAACACAGCATAATACGTGTGTTTTAAAGCAGCAGGCAGTGGCATTGTTCGGAACTCCTCAGTCGCCAGATCAAAAGCAGCAATAGAAGGAGTGCGTGCGTAAAACCAATGGAGTGCCTCATTTACACGGATCCCCTCCTCTGGCGGTATGTAGAGATCCTTCAAAGGACTATGGATCTTTTTCCAAACGTTAGCTCTCAGTGAGAGCATCTCACCGGGTTTTATAATTTTGTAGTCGTCGGTGGCTGACAAATAACCAATACCAAAGAAGCCTGAAGAGACACTCATGGAGTACACACAAAACGAAGGATCAGGTAATCTTTTAAGGAATCCAGTTGATGGGTTCCAAATATACAAGTGATACTTTGCTGAGGTGGAGACAGAAACTACTGCACATACCAAACCATTGCAGGAACATCGCAACGACCAGTACTTGATACCTGGTTGCTCAAATGGGATTCTAACCTCTCTCAACAATGGCGAAGGTGACTCGAAATCTAGGGAATCAAGTGCAAATCTGTTGGAGTTGGAGAGGTAAAATCTGCGGCGGATGGTTTGGTTCTCACAAGATAATTTGTAATGGGATTTGGCGAATTGTGGGTCGGATATGATGAAACGCCAGCGCTTTGAAACGCAGATGAACCGCATTAAGGATTTGACCGGTAACCTTTCCAGAACATTGATCATCACATCTTCGGGTATGTGTTCCGCCATTGCAGTTTTTGTTTTTCTGAAATCCGCCATTGCAGTTGTAACTTTAGCAGTTGGTTATGAGGGTAAAGCTTAATTATATGAAGGGTTGGAGTTAACTTGGAGAACAAGGATCCGAATACAACTTTGACCTGATAACAATTCGATCGATTGGGCCCGAGTTCTGGGTCTTTTACTAAGACTCACAAAGCTCACCTGGGCACACACTTTCTTCGATTCTCCGCGACGAGTGATGGAAGCTAGGTTGTTACTGTAGTACTGATACTACTGATGCTCTTGAAAAGCCATAGAAAGGATATTGATCGGCCTGAACAATTATCATCCATTAATCCGAAATTGGAAACAACAAGAAT of the Fragaria vesca subsp. vesca linkage group LG6, FraVesHawaii_1.0, whole genome shotgun sequence genome contains:
- the LOC101292531 gene encoding F-box/kelch-repeat protein At3g06240-like is translated as MADFRKTKTAMAEHIPEDVMINVLERLPVKSLMRFICVSKRWRFIISDPQFAKSHYKLSCENQTIRRRFYLSNSNRFALDSLDFESPSPLLREVRIPFEQPGIKYWSLRCSCNGLVCAVVSVSTSAKYHLYIWNPSTGFLKRLPDPSFCVYSMSVSSGFFGIGYLSATDDYKIIKPGEMLSLRANVWKKIHSPLKDLYIPPEEGIRVNEALHWFYARTPSIAAFDLATEEFRTMPLPAALKHTYYAVLDCSVRLQASVGGCLCAFDFVMFGGSIDFWVMREYGVADSWAKLFKFNVPVPSENIYESERLVVSDTSITLERANVGFL